In Pelecanus crispus isolate bPelCri1 chromosome 13, bPelCri1.pri, whole genome shotgun sequence, the DNA window CAATGGGACACTACAGCTGTCCAGACAGCAGCTTTTTCAGCTCCTGGAGCCCGTGGTGCCCACTGAAGTCGGCAGGCGCCTGCTACGGGCATTGCAAGCCCCTGATGTGCTGCCGGCATCGTGCCGCTCCCCAGGGGTGGGCGAGCAGATGGTGGAGCAGCGCCGGTGCTGGCCGATGACCGCCGCGTGCGTGGTGGCGTGAGATGCCTCATGagccagctgccctgctctggagaGCTGGGCGCCTCTGCTCGCTCAGCCCATCGCCTCGCTAGGCTGCTGCACCCGGGGGTTCGGGGGGGACCCAGCGGAACGGGGTGAGGGGGAGAGGGGTGTTTGCTCTCGTGGGTGGGATGGCAGCTTCGTACGGCGATAACCACGTGAAGCGGCTCACAGCGGCCGCCTGTGACGGTCAGGCATCTGTGCTTTCAGCTTCCTTCCCTTTGCATGGAGTAAGTGAGgtagagaaggaaaatgggCTCTCCGGGGGCACTGGAGACAAGGAGCCCGCGgagagcaggggctgcagcctggagcTCCGTCCCCGAGCACTGCGTGGGCAGCAGCCGGCCCTGCGAGCCGCATGGCTGGTGTCCCGCGGATTTGGGCACATGCCTCTCTTTCCTGGGGACCATGGACCCTGAGAATCCCTTAGAAACCATACTTCTTCgatctctttttctgttctgttttttttttaaaataggtttttGCAAAACAACAAGATCTGGTTGATCTCACCCAAAGCCTTTGCTGGACTTTCTCAGCTTAAAATGTTGTGAGTAAAGGTGTCTGTTAGggggccctggggaggggggcccGGGACGGACACAGTCCTCGGCTCCTCTTGGCACGAAGGCTCGCAGCACAGCCGGCTCGAGGCCAGGTTCTCAGCCCTTTTTCTTGCTCCTGCAAGAGCTGGTGTCAAGCATGCTTTAAGCTGCAGTTGCATGTGTTTTGGGTGAAtgtggagcagagcagaggcattTCCCCTTCTGCTAACGTGGCTGTTCCCACCTGCACATTATCCAGCCTGAGCTGGGACCCCGTGTTTGAGCTGCTAAGGGAGATGGTGCCACGAGCACCCAAAGGCAGGGGCCatgggcagctcaggaggaacGGCTTTAGCAAAAGCAGGCTTAATCGGCAGCGGTGCCTCAGGATCGctctcctcctctgcactgGTTCCAGGTTCCTCAGCCACAACAGGATCACGCAGCTGAAGCCCCGGGTTTTTGAGGACCTGCATCGCCTTGAGTGGCTGTGAGTTCCTCTGCCAGTCCCAACAGCACCAGGAGATGTGACTGATCCCGACTCCTCCTTGCGTTGACCATAATTTCATTACCttggagggagggggagcggaCAGGATGGTTTCGGGGTGTCTGTGGTAActtggctgtgctgggagccGTGATGGCGATGGGTGCAATGCCGGGTTGGGTCTCcacctccccaccagccctgtccccagggcacaCTTGGCatctgctgcagctcttccaTGAAATTCCTATTTGAGTTTCCCTCCTCTGTTCCTGGGGTCAGATTCAGCACAGGCTGGACGTGGTCTTGTCCGAAATCTCGTTATGGTTCGccgtgccgtgctccccttgcCGCTCCCGAGCAGCTGCGGCAGGGCATGGTGATGGGCTTTGTGCAGAGACAGCCTCAGGTCCTGGGCTGGAGCACTGGAGGTTTGTGTATAAAAGGCTTTAAGTgtgctgttaaacacagagatTTGCAGCTCCGTCACTTCGAAAAACATCCACCTAAATTTAAAGTACAGCTAATatccttcctctctgtttaTTCTCAAAGGCTCTCTTTGATCTGGGTCCGGTGTGCGGTTTTACACACGGAGCTTATAAAGGTTTtgctacagaaaagaaaccGTAAAGGCCACTTTACACGATGGCTCGTTCCTGCTCAGCTCGGGCAGGTCTGCCACCCCCCAGGCTTCCCTGCTCTTCCTTGCCCTGGGACCAGCGCAGTTATTCCTTGAAACGGGAAAACAGAAGGATGAGCAGCTCACGGAGGGTGGTCTGTGGTGCAAACGAGCCAGAGGACTTTTGAGAAGCCAAGCACGGCCCTGAATTCCCCAAATGGTTTCTAATTTATCTTTatttcacagcagaagaggGGGGGGAAATCCAACAGACCCTGACTGTGAAGGAATCCAGACTCTGCAGCTGGATCTAATGCTTCAGCCAGGGCTGCCTGGATGGatttaaagggggggggggggggggggacgggtTTTggaggggggcagccccccccggggaTGGGTGTCTATGGAAGCTTGCGGGGGAGAAGGGGCAGAACCCCCTCCCGCAGCAGCGCCAGCGCTAAATGCGGGGGCTTGCCCCTGCCAGGAGCCCCAGCGCCGCCTCGCCCTCTCCGGGTCCCCTCGCCTcacttctccccttctccttccaggATAGTGGACAACAACAGGATCGCCACCATCGTCCCCGCGACGTTTGCAGGGCTGCAGTCTCTGTATTTCCTGTAAGttggggtgggggcagccctccgcggggtttggggggacccCGCTCCTGCGGGTGTCTGTCTGGTACCTCCTGCACCCCTTCTCCGGGCAGCTCCTAGCCTTTTTCGGGGCAAGTCGAGGGTGCTGTGGCTTCCTCGCCTTTGCTGGGGTGCGAGGGGCGACGGTAGAAGGGAGATGCCTGTCTGGCTCCCGCGGCCAGGAGCTGCGGGGGATGCCTGACCTGGCTGGGGGAGCCAGCGGGTTTTGCcggtgctgctgcttctctgtgccACCTCCTGCTCTCAGCATGCTCTGCCTACAACCAGGGTTATTGCttctgcctggggcaggggcaggcgtGTCCTGGGGAGTCTGGCCTCCCCTCAGCACTTACTGATCAGCAGGACGGGCAGCAGTGCCTGCGGTTTggtttgctgatttttttttttttttttttttccttgagtcaGCAACTGCAAACAAGatccgatgctttcccacactACTGCCCCTCTGCTGGGTGTTTTCACACCAGGTCATCTCGAGCCAAGGGGTTTTTAAGGTCCAGCCATTTCCAAGATGGATGTACAGGATAACAAATTTACTCTAACCACcataaaaacaattttgcagTTGCTCTAAGATGACTTTAACACCTTCTCCATAGTCCAGAATACAGATCGGAAACCTTGGCAGCAGCCTGGAGTCAGCGTTAGGGGAGAAGTTTTGGCTGTTACAGTGGAAAAAACACGTGTGTGTGAGCGCACAGATGCACATACGTACTCGCATACATCTGAGCACGTTTTAAGCTGTATTCCCTGGGCTTACACCTGCAAGGAGAGTGCTTCAGCCACGGCCGCTGGTCCCGGCTCGCACCATCTCTGCTGGAGGTGTAACTGCTGGAGTTGGCTGGAAAAGCCTGGAAGTTGGTTTTGGGTGCATGCAGGACTCGGGCAATGGCtgtgcctggggacaggggagccGTCGGCACGGGGGGActgggcagctggggctggcagcagggttggggaagaggggctgtgACCCTGGGATTTTGCTCCTCTGCAAAACCTGGGTAGCGCTCGGTGTCCAGAGAGCTGTCCCGGCTCTGTCCCAGGAGCCGGAGCCGTGTGTGCCGCGGGGGACAGCCCCGGGGGCACGGAGCTGCCCTCAGCCCCGCGGTTCCacgctgcaggcagcagcgcggCTCTGCTCGGTGACGCGCTCTGTTTAtccttctgcatttttgttAGTAAATCAAATAAACTAAAACTGCGGTCACAAAATGTGCAGTGAGGAACACTGTGCGCACAGGCATGTGCAAAAGTGCTGGGAAAAACACCAGCGGGAGTTCAGGCTATAAATTTGCCTTTACTGGCTGTCACTCCAGGGtcacttgctgctgctttcatgcACCATTCTCCTGGTGACGTGCCCGCCACAGCTCAGTGGAGAACATGTCCCACGGCTGCTAAATGTGCCCTGTATTGTTACTTTTACAACTTTCCCAAAGAAGGTGGGTGAAGCTCAGCGCTGCCCTTAGCAGCCACGTGTGCCAGGCCTTTCCCTGGGGTGGTGGCAGCTGAATTCACTCTCTGGTTTTGCACGGCTGTGGTTGCTCTGCAGGGGTCTGCAGAAGCTGGCACAGCCGTGCTGCTCTGGGCCggctgctggaggcaccaccgGCCCTGAGCTCATCCCCGGGTACTGGTGCAAGCAGCCCATGCAATGCAAATATCCCCCAGGTGAGGCCATGGACCAGCCCAAAGCCCTCGTGAAACATGGTCCAGGAGCAGCACCAGGACTGTATCCGCGCACAGGGTTGTGTCCCGGGCAGACGTATGGTGCTGTGACCGCGTTTGTCCTTATTGCCTCCCGACCAGGTACCTGCTGAACAACTCTTTGACCCAAATACCCAACGCCTCCCTCTGCACGGAGATGCCGAAGCTCAGCTGGCTGTGAGTACCCTGCCCGCGGGGCAGACGGGCTGCTGCAGGCGCTGCTCCCGCTCCCCGGCCGGgtcctggagcagagaaggggCGGAAAGGGCTGGGAGCATCCCGCAGGGAATGGGGGCAAGGGGGGCAAGCAGGAGGTGAggcagctggtggagaaggAGCAGATCATGCTGGGCAGCCCCCCAGGCACAGCGGGGATGGGTGGGGGGAGAgcctggggaagcagcagcacaattGCCTTTCTGCAGGGAGCTGGAAGGGAACAGGATCCAGGCGGTGCACAGGGCTGTCTTCCAGGAGTGCCACGACTTCACGGTGCTGTGAGTGCCTCCGCTTGCTGGTGGAGACCCTGTCCCTTTGCGGGTGCATGGACAGACCTGGGGGGGGATAACCAGCATTGGACTGGGCCCCCCAGTTCCTGCCCCTCTGGGCTAGATGAGGGGCTGCTGTCTCGTGTTTAATCGTTTCAGCCCACGTTTGTGTGCAGCATCAACAGTGCAGTCAGCTTTGTGAATTTTGTAGGGACTTGATCAGGCACCCCAGAACTTTTTCCAGGGGCTGTGTGCTGGAGGATGGCTAACCCTGGGTTGGGCAGCTGGTGGGCTCATCCCAATGCCCTGTCACCAGCCCACGGGGGCTGCCCGAATGGAATGGGGACCTTCTTCAAGTGCGAATGGTGGCAGGACACAGCATGGAAAAAGCTTTCTATGGTGTACAAATACCAGAGCTTGTATCTAGTCTCACTTCTGCAGGCATCCAAATCCCCTAAAAATATCCCTGAGGAAGGCCAGAAAGCTTGTGAGCCAGCTCTCCATATGTCAAATGGTGTCTGGTTCCTCCCCTCCCGCCTGGAGCCGGCTCCTGCCCCATTCCCTCctggccccggggctgagctCTTGCTCAGGTGCCCTCCTAGAGCTGACAAAGGCAGAAGATTCCCATCGATGGTGCACAGGCTTCTCCCAGGGTCTCGTTTTCCTGCACACGATGGTCATCTATCTCCCAAAGAGATATATACGGCCCCTGGAGCCCCAGGAGATAAGGAGAGTTGTGCACGGTGCAGATGTGCACGGTGCAGATGTTGCGCACGAGCACGAGACTACCAGCGGGCACAGGGTGGTGGCAGGAGAGCAGAAGTGGGCTGGAGCCAAGCCACCCTCCCAGGGGATCGGCAGTAATGTTCCCCGGAGCACTGGGAGTGCATTGCAGGACCCTGTGCCAAAGCTGCCAGATCGGAGTACGCAAATAAATCCAGGGCTTATCTGGACAGTAGCTGATACGGGGCTGGGATGGGATCATctctggcaggagctgctctcccctctccctccccggACATCATTTTCCTGCAACGTGCAGCAGAGTACGCCTCTGCCCCGAGGGCAAacgcagcagcagccctgtgcaGGAGCGGGGTACGCAGCCGGTAGCGGCAGAGCGGAGACGTTGAGTGCTCCAGTCTCACAGCCGCTCCCTCCTCTCGCGTGGAGTTCTGCAAAATGCTCTTcaactccctgcagctcccgTCGGAGGTCCCAGCAGGTAATAGAGATGCTGAGCAGCGCGTTTGAAAGTCAGGCTGCTCTGGCAGGGCAGCGTCGCACCCCGTGCCCGCCTCGCAGTCCCTGGCCGGGTGGTGAAGAGCAGCTGTCCCAGGCTGGCCCGTGGAGAGGTGAGATGCCGATGGGGTGACGATCCCCTTTGCAGTTTACCCGGCGGTCCCTGGGGACCCATCTTGGTCCTCCTCTGTCCCCGCACAATGTCTCCAAGGATGAGCGCTTTCGAAAGCTCTGCTGTGACTTTCCGGCCAAAGATTGCCGCACAAAGACCCTAGTCCCCCATCCTGCCTTTCTTGGAGAAGCCCCAGTAGGCATTAAATCCCCAAAAAGTACACCActacattttttcctccagcaagagctgcctgcagagccctgTGCCGGGCGGCTGAGCCGCTGCCCCGCTGTCCATCCTTCCTCCCGCAGCCAAGCCCATTGGCTTCGATCAGCAGCGTGTTTCCCAGGACTGTTATGGCACTTCCATGGAAACGTCCGTACGGGCAAGATGGACGGCGTAAACATGCCCCGCCAGTGACACTGGTGTAGGAGACAGCTTTGCGAGCGGAGGCAGCAGATGAGACAGGGGCTCGTGTTCGGGCTTTGCAGAATGACCCATGCTGGCCGGACTCCCTCATCTCTCCCGTCCCTCGTCTCTCCCCATCCTGCCTGGCCACACCATGAGCCACGTCAGAGCGGGCTGCCCTGGTCAGGGTCAGCAGAGCCTGGTTGCTTGATGAGAACCTCGGCCAAGAAGCCCCGTCCCCAGGTCATGGCACTGACGGGGTCTCCCAGCACCTTCAAGCACGTGCCATCCCgcagggctctgctctgcctgctctgaagCCGTTTGTGTTTCTTGGTGCACCATTCTGGGTTTTTACTTCTGAGCCCTTGAgccagctctgcttctgccGGGCTCTTCTCTGAGCTGTGGGCTTGGGTGAGATGGAGCCTTGCACCTGAGAGCTGGGCTCTGGCTTAGACCTTCCCCATAACAGCGGAGCGTTTggctgctggaggtggtggctgcGGCTCGCTGCCTTTGGGAGGGACGCGGCGGGGCTGGGTGCACCCCGCGGGTGAGCCCCgtgcagcaccagcacccccgGCTGCTCACCACCAGTCCGGGGGTCGGCCGGTGCTCCCGAAAAGCGTGCGGGGCTGTGCTGCACCCACAcgctctctccccttccttctcctccaggaTCCTGCGCAGAAACAAGCTCAGGTGGATCCAAGACGGGAcgttttccaggctgaacaagctgGTGGAGCTGTAAGTTTCCAGCCGTTCTCCCgcggtgctgggggcaggggtgggggccTTGCTCGGGACCCCGCTCTGCCCCCACCCAGGGCTGCTCGCTGCTCGGCACCCCTGGGTGCAGGGCTTGGTGCCCACAACCCCTTCTCAAACACCGCTCTCCTTCGCGCAGCGACCTGTCGTCCAACCAACTAGACCAGCTCCCCTCCTCTCTATTTAATGGCCTGGCTCGGCTCCAGCAGCTGTGAGTAccggggctgcgctgccccgggggtgcccctgcccccctgcaagcacccctgcaccccctgcatcGTTTTGGGTAGATGTCCTCGCTGCACGGTCGGCTCCCTCAACGGAGCCGTGGTGGCCTCGGCAGGATGGGCTCCCTCCCGGCGGGTCTGCCTGCGGCACGGTGCCATCGCAGACCCTCTGCTTCAGGGCTGCGGACCCGTCCCGGGGGAATGGGGAGTGCTGGGGAAAGCCATAGAAACACAGCCCTTTGCCCTTGCTTCCAGCTACTCTGATAGCTTCCAGGTGGGAAAAACACCAAAGGCTTGACTCTTTTTCAGGAATATTTCCTACAATCCATTGAAAGAGATCTTCCCCAGCCAGTTTGAGAGCCTGCCCCAGCTACGGTCTCTGTGAGTCCCGCGACGTGCCCGACCCTACAGCGCTGCCTCCACATGCAGCAGCCCCAAACCCAGCCCGGGGCCGCTCACAGCATCCCCTGCGCTGGTTTCCTTCTGCAGGAGCTTGGAAGGGCTGGACATCCCCAACATCCACAACCTGACCTTCCAGAAGTTGACCAACCTCTCCCACATGTGAgtggggggagcgggcggctgctgctgccctggcacccGTGcccgtgggtgctgggtgcgGGGAGGGAAACCGGCGCACTCCTACACCCGTGAGCAAGTTATTTCAGCCCACTGGAAGCCCCTGAGCACGATGATCTTGTTTAAATCCCCCCGGGGCAAGAGGGTCTCTTCTAGCCAGGGCTTGCTTAGAGCAAGGGGAGCGTTTTGCCCGTGTGAAgggagcagctggcagagccacGGGCGCACGTGCGATACAAAGAGGGATCTGCGTTTCTGAAGGTGCACGTTGCATAGGTGATGTGGGCAAGGTAAACTCGGTCAGGCCAAGGCGTGCTAGGCTGTGCGCTGAAAGCTGCGCTGAAGTTATCACATTAGAGGCCCTTTTGGTCTGAGATAACGACCCAAGAACCCCAGAGATGTGCAGGGAGACAGGCTGGACAGGCATCGCACACAGGGTGGGAACAGGACGGCGCGGCCAGCTGTGAGTGCTTCAGCGTctctttggaaggaaaaaaaaaaaaaaaaatcactaatttTCTCCAGATGCACATTTTAAAGTACCTGTAATGAAAGACAACTGTACATCTTCCTTTCCGTAATTGGTCTGTTTGCACTATAAATATGGTACATTTTCTACCTGACTTGCTAATAAGCAatcattttctctccttttatcTATAATTAAGCAGAAATGAGCCTCGCATTGCAGTTTTGTAGTCATTTTCTAATGTAGAGTTTTCCTAAGCTTATATAGGCTGGCTTTTATAAGGCTTGAAAAGATTAGTATGAAATAAtatgcaggggggaaaaaatgtgaatcCCTGTTAATGGAACTTGCAGGATTTGAATAAGggattgatttttaaatgttagttTGTGAGAATCATGGGTTGGAGGAAAGCACTCCTGTATTTATCAGTTGACAGTGCTGAATAGTGGCGGATTTAAGGGTGCGGCTGTGGTACATGATCCAAAAAGCACTGGGGTGCCTCCAGCCGGTTTTGCAAAGGCTTGGGGGTGTTGCTTATTTAGTGTCCAAAACCAGCTGCAGTACCGTGCAAATGGGGACCCCCTCGCTCAGCTCCGTCACGCTCTGAAACCTTCCCCCCCCCGTCCCAACAGCTACTTCAAGAAGTTCCAGTACTGCGGCTACGCGCCCCACGTGCGCAGCTGCAAGCCCAACACCGACGGCATCTCCTCCTTCGAGAACCTCCTCGCCAACATCATCCTGCGCGTCTTCGTCTGGGTCATCGCCTGCCTCACCTGCTTCGGCAACCTCTTCGTCATCTGCATGCGGTCCTTCATGGTCACGGAGAACAGCCAGCACACCATGGCCATCAAGTCCCTGTGCTGTGAGCTGGCTGGCGGGGGGGCAGGGACCGGCTGGGGGGTGCAGAGGGAACCGGGGTGGATGAGCTGCCCCCCGGCATCTCCCCAGGGAGGAGCTGTCGAGCTGGTGCCAGCCCTCCCCAGTGCAGCCAGGGCCCCTTTGCTGcccatttttccctttgtgcTGATGGTGGACGGGTTTCTGGGCATCCCTCCGTGCCTGGGGCATCTCGGCACTTGCGCTCGGGTCTGTGCTCACAGACACCAGCAGCCAGCTCGTTTCTGTAGcagcttttatatatatatatatatatatatatatatgcataaagCCAAAGGCTGCCCAGCTCTGTGATGGCTTTATGGCCATGGCATTAATGCAAAGGGCTACATTTGCCCACTGGTGCTTTTTTCTCACCGTACCTTGCCTCCCCCAGGCGCAGACAGCCTGATGGGCATCTACCTCTTTGTCATCGGAGCCTTCGACCTCAAGTACGCGGGCGAATACAACaagcacgcccagggctggatGGGCAGCCTCCAGTGCCAGCTGGCGGGCAGCCTGGCCATGCTGTCCTCCGAGGTGTCGGTCCTGCTGCTGACCTACATGACCCTGGAGAAATACTTCTCCATTGTTTTCCCGTTCAGCCACCACAGAGCCGGCAAGAAGCAGACCATCTTGGTGCTAGCGGCCATCTGGCTTCTGGGCTTCTCCCTCAGCATCATCCCTCTGGGGTGTAAGGAGTCCTTTGGGAACTACTACGGGAGGAACGGGGTGTGCTTCCCGCTGCAGTCCGACCTGGGTGAGCGGCCCAGTGCCCGGGGCTACTCCGCCACCATCTACCTGGGTAAGGCCACCTCAGGACTTGGGAGCCAGGGATGGGACGATGTGGGGCAGGACGGGCTTCCctggtgggagcagggctgctgagCCCAGCTGTCCTCAAATGTttgaatcatggaatcatggaatagtttgggtgggaagggacctttagaggccacccagcccagcccctgcagtgccagggacagctttaaccagcccagggtgctcagagccccgtccaacctggcctgggatggtgccagggatggggcttccactgcctctctgggcaaccccttccagtgcttcaccaccctcagtgtaaaaaatttcttccttatatccagtctaaatctcccctccttcagtttaaaacccttactccttgtcctgtcccctCCAGGGTGCCGCGACAGCCCGCACCGCCTCCGTTAGCGATATGTCTGACTCCACGGGGCGCGGCCATCCCGCTGGGACCCTGTAAGACGGGGGTGCCGGCTCTGTCCCGGGATGGGGAGggtccctgctccagcctgacGCTGTGCCCAGCTTCACCCCAGAGCTGGCCAAGGCCATGGGCATCGCTGGGCTGAGGCAGGAGTCAGGACTAACCGGGGCTGCTGAGATGTCTTTGCCCCCTCTAGTGATAAAAGCCGGAGTCGTCCTGCTGCTGCCGGCCGTGCCGGCCATGCCAGCTCGCGAGGTTTGTGCTTTGGCTACGCTCAGAGCGGGATTTTTCCCTCTCCAGGCTTGAATCTCGTGGCCTTCATCACCATCGTCTTTGCTTACTCTGGCATGTTCTACTCCATCCGCATCACTGCGTCCAAAACAGCGGAGAGAGGCGTCTGCTCCCGGGAGGTCGCCATCGCAAAGCGGTTCTTCTTCATCGTCTTCACTGATGCTCTCTGCTGGATACCCATCTTCCTCCTCaagctgctctccctgctgcgGGTGGAAATACCAGGTGAACCCCCCAATCCCCACAGGGCCCTGACACAGAGCCCGCCGCTGGCTGCTGCCCGCCATGCGTCCCTGGGGCGGGGACCCCTCCGTGTAGGTGCTGCCGCGTTTTGGAGCTCTCCCCACCCACGCGTGGGCTGCAAGGGGAGATGGGCAGCGTTACAGGTTTCCCTGGGCCCCTGcttctccccagggagcagcagtCGTGACCCGCTGTGGGGGGCTGCCCTTTCCAgccatagaatggtttgggttggaaaagccctttaagatcatccagtccaaccattaacctaacgctaccatgtccaccactaaaccagttaaggagagagtaataatttcatctttcctggctcatggtggctggattattttttaatgaaagtaagaactaggaatcactaaggttggaaaggatctctaagatcatcagtccaaccatcaacccaacacccccatgcccactaaaccatggcccaaagtgccacctctgcccatttttttggacccctccagggatggggagtccaccgcctctctgggcagcctgttccaatgcttgaccactctttccgtgaagaaatttctcctaatatccaatctaaacctcccctgatgcgGCTTGAgaccattttctcttgtcctatcgctaactatttgggagaagagaccaacacccacctctctacgacctcctttcagggagttgtagagagcgataaggtctcccctcagcctcctcttctccagggaaacaaccccagctccctcagccgcttctcatcagacttgctctctagacccttgaccagcttcgttgcccttctcaaGCCTGCAAACAGCATCGCCCCTCTTTGCTGCGTGGGCTGGCGCGGGTGGGctgtccctgggcaggggggaTGTCCCCCCTCGGCTGCCTGACGTCGTGTCCTTGTTGGCACAGGCACCGTCACCTCTTGGGTGGTCATCTTCATCCTGCCCATCAACAGCGCCCTGAATCCCATCCTCTACACCATCACCACCGCCTCCTTCCAGGAGAAGGTGAAGGGCTGTTTGCAGAGCAAGCAGCTGGCGCTGCACGAGTCCCGCAAGAGCTTTACCCTGGTGACGCTGCAGGCCAGCAGCGCTTGACCCTCCCCGGTGCCACAAGGATGCCTGTGGCTCGCCAGCCTGCCAGGCTCTACCTCCAGCTCCGCAGCCCCACGCATGGCTCAGCTCCAGGATGCTCCTGTGTTGGAGAACCGCGAAGCATGAAGGCTTCCTCATCAGCCAGCAGATATCGTTAGTACTTTATTAATTGCACGGATGGGAAGAGCAGCCCCGATCCAAGTCAAACAATCTGTTGCAGTTGCACATGATACAAAACAAGAGTCccttaaatacaaaatacacgTCTTTTAAATGAACATCACCTGGCGCTGAGCTCTACCGCCGGAGTTATATATTAATATTCCAACTGTACaagtatttatagaaaaaaaaagaaacattttaaaaaaatattaggagAAAAATCACTCCCCCAAATGttagttatatttttatatatatatatatatatataaaaacctaGAACGCAGGCtgggttgctttttttcactgaagagaGACAGATAGGATGTGTTACGGCAAAACTGACACTGGGAATCGCTCCCGCGCGTGGGTCATGTTGCCTTCCAGTTGGAACGATGTCTGGTAACTTGGGTCCCTGCCTGAACGGAGAAACCAGGTCGGGTCCTGGGTGCTGTTAGCTACGGCAGACGGTTTCTCcgcagaggaaaaaggagggatGGAAGGGGACTGGATGTCTCTGCAGGGAGTAGCGTTAGAGGGGCAGCTCTGCACCCGGGGGGGCATGGGCTCTGCCACCTACAGCTGCCCAAAGAGGGGCGAATCTCACTGCAGAGGCCAGGACGGGACCGAGCCTGGCCCGAGCTGCTGGCACGTGCTTGGGCTACCATGCTTCGCTTGCATTGTCCCCAGGTTAGCTGGGATGAGCACAGCCCTTTGCCTTGGCCAAAGTCTTCAGCCCAGAGCTCTGCCGCGGTGCAGCCaaggctgctctgccctcctccccctcccggGCACTGCAACGTGAACCCCGACGGCAGCAAGGAATTGGGAGCGGCAGCACCGGCcgtctccctccctccctccctcccgcggTGCCTCCTTGTAACCGGCCCAGTGGAGCattgccccttcccagcttgtAGCCAACTGCAAGGGCAGCTGCTCTGGGGCTCTAGACATGTCCTGCCCCCTCCAAATGATGGGTAGGCTGGTGCCGAGGGACAGGCTTGTCTTGGAACATCGTCCATCCAGCCCCCGCTGAAACCTAGTGCACAAGAGAGGGCTTTGAGCCAAGTGGGAG includes these proteins:
- the LOC104034275 gene encoding relaxin receptor 1-like — translated: MRLLLIILPSLFYAATKPPPIRSRRDGHACPLGQFPCGNLSVCLPQALHCNGEDDCDNGADEENCVDDSGWVQILGDMLAARSSGMAVEDEGDACWLELFPERCRCRGRAVDCTEQDLTAVPWVSSNVTRMDLKKNKIHSLLDNQFARYRSLKKLFLQNNKIWLISPKAFAGLSQLKMLFLSHNRITQLKPRVFEDLHRLEWLIVDNNRIATIVPATFAGLQSLYFLYLLNNSLTQIPNASLCTEMPKLSWLELEGNRIQAVHRAVFQECHDFTVLILRRNKLRWIQDGTFSRLNKLVELDLSSNQLDQLPSSLFNGLARLQQLNISYNPLKEIFPSQFESLPQLRSLSLEGLDIPNIHNLTFQKLTNLSHIYFKKFQYCGYAPHVRSCKPNTDGISSFENLLANIILRVFVWVIACLTCFGNLFVICMRSFMVTENSQHTMAIKSLCCADSLMGIYLFVIGAFDLKYAGEYNKHAQGWMGSLQCQLAGSLAMLSSEVSVLLLTYMTLEKYFSIVFPFSHHRAGKKQTILVLAAIWLLGFSLSIIPLGCKESFGNYYGRNGVCFPLQSDLGERPSARGYSATIYLGLNLVAFITIVFAYSGMFYSIRITASKTAERGVCSREVAIAKRFFFIVFTDALCWIPIFLLKLLSLLRVEIPGTVTSWVVIFILPINSALNPILYTITTASFQEKVKGCLQSKQLALHESRKSFTLVTLQASSA